One region of candidate division KSB1 bacterium genomic DNA includes:
- a CDS encoding lamin tail domain-containing protein, whose product MKRLPEVFLTGLVAAVLLGACSREAPPIQGPEPPPPEATYALMNEIYSRGTAEAPDWIELYNPFNSAVNIGGYRIYDIGGKNGTKPKKVIPAGTVVSAKGFCVIVTDNTGDPSDFGLSSAGEEVWLEDSTGTVIDYVAFPAMEVTQSYSRIPDGSTNWQLATITRGGPNQP is encoded by the coding sequence ATGAAAAGACTGCCAGAGGTTTTTCTTACCGGCCTCGTTGCTGCCGTGCTGCTCGGAGCGTGCTCACGTGAGGCGCCGCCCATTCAAGGGCCCGAGCCCCCGCCGCCCGAGGCGACCTATGCGTTGATGAACGAGATTTACTCACGTGGTACCGCGGAGGCCCCTGATTGGATTGAGCTCTACAATCCTTTCAACTCGGCGGTGAACATCGGGGGATACAGGATCTACGACATCGGCGGGAAGAACGGCACTAAACCTAAGAAGGTGATTCCTGCAGGCACAGTCGTTTCTGCCAAGGGATTCTGCGTGATTGTCACCGACAATACCGGCGACCCCTCCGACTTTGGCCTGTCAAGTGCTGGGGAGGAGGTGTGGCTGGAAGACAGCACGGGCACGGTCATCGACTATGTAGCCTTCCCTGCTATGGAGGTGACGCAGTCGTACTCGCGCATACCCGACGGAAGTACGAATTGGCAGCTTGCCACTATTACTCGTGGCGGCCCAAATCAGCCGTGA
- a CDS encoding porin: MKRQLVAGLMVLLCTVIACGLAAQTSGKEYSMPLASEARNGRMVFQTADGSFRWWFDIRLQLDGAFYFGSKNPMSNGTVFRRLTFATKTRLWKDWETELDVDFAEALLDLRDMWVKYTVPGTHLSLQVGNFKEPFGVERLTSSQLLTFLERASVSNAFPLGRRMGAAARYWTKYGQITGAIMGHEAGTRIDKGTRDEGYSTNVRVTLAPINQHGRNLHIGGAFAYKTPDAVPDLAENTIEIKARHETYVSDPKLLHTGDIRDVNYYLRSGTELLWVYGPWFFQSEAMWTTVERWYGKPRVDMKGGYAFLTWMVTGETRDYYVDQGEPGPVEAPRHSWGALELAARASFLDLNDLGAGIQGGSSKQLMLGVNYYPNMNIKLQFNYSVVDLDQYATRKGNMIGDDDHWFIQFRVQAVF, encoded by the coding sequence ATGAAGCGGCAACTGGTAGCTGGACTAATGGTGCTGCTGTGCACGGTGATTGCCTGTGGTCTGGCAGCGCAGACCAGTGGTAAGGAGTACTCAATGCCACTGGCCTCAGAGGCGCGGAATGGAAGGATGGTCTTCCAGACGGCAGACGGGTCCTTCCGCTGGTGGTTCGACATCCGCCTGCAGCTGGACGGAGCCTTCTACTTCGGCAGCAAGAACCCCATGAGTAACGGCACTGTCTTCCGTAGGCTGACCTTTGCCACCAAGACCAGGCTGTGGAAAGACTGGGAAACGGAGCTCGACGTGGATTTTGCCGAGGCCTTACTGGACTTGCGCGACATGTGGGTCAAATACACGGTGCCCGGCACGCACCTGTCTCTGCAAGTGGGTAATTTCAAAGAGCCGTTTGGGGTGGAAAGGCTCACAAGTTCGCAGCTGCTTACGTTCTTAGAGCGAGCTTCCGTGTCCAACGCGTTTCCCTTGGGGCGGAGAATGGGTGCTGCGGCGCGGTACTGGACCAAATACGGCCAGATCACGGGTGCGATCATGGGGCACGAGGCGGGCACTCGCATTGACAAGGGGACACGCGATGAGGGGTACTCCACCAACGTGCGCGTTACCCTTGCCCCCATCAATCAACACGGGAGGAATCTCCATATAGGCGGGGCGTTTGCCTACAAGACCCCGGATGCGGTGCCGGACTTGGCCGAGAACACCATCGAGATCAAGGCCAGGCACGAAACTTATGTGTCCGACCCCAAGCTTCTGCATACCGGCGACATTCGGGATGTCAACTACTACCTTCGCTCGGGCACCGAACTGCTTTGGGTGTACGGGCCCTGGTTCTTTCAGTCTGAGGCGATGTGGACCACGGTGGAGCGTTGGTATGGCAAGCCCCGCGTGGACATGAAGGGCGGGTATGCCTTTCTGACCTGGATGGTGACCGGCGAGACGCGCGATTACTACGTGGACCAGGGCGAACCAGGGCCTGTGGAAGCACCCAGGCATTCCTGGGGGGCATTGGAACTGGCAGCCCGTGCCAGTTTCTTGGACCTTAATGACCTGGGAGCGGGAATTCAGGGGGGATCTTCCAAGCAGTTGATGCTCGGGGTCAACTACTACCCGAATATGAACATCAAGCTGCAATTCAACTATTCGGTAGTGGACCTGGACCAGTACGCTACCAGGAAGGGCAACATGATCGGCGATGACGACCACTGGTTTATCCAGTTCCGCGTCCAGGCCGTGTTCTAG
- a CDS encoding inorganic phosphate transporter, translated as MTWFYLLSGLFLGWSLGANDAANVFGTAVGARMVRFKTAALVSSAFVILGAVLGGAGTTDTLVALGGVNAPAASFTLALVAGLTVLWMTRAALPVSTTQAIVGAIVGWNLFTHSPTDPKILTKIMATWVLSPVLAGVFGVALYFLSKAVLNRTRIHLLRLDAYTRAGLIVVGALGAYSLGANNIANVVGVFVRAAPFPDVAIAGPLHLSGAQQLFLLGGIAISVGICSYSFRVMAAVGNEIVKLTPILAMIAVLAHSLVLLLFASQGLRNVLTSIGLPALPLVPVSSSQAIVGAISGIGLVKSSRVVNYRYLGKIAVGWVLTPIMAALMSFVALFFVQNVFQQPVVQ; from the coding sequence ATGACCTGGTTTTACCTCCTAAGTGGTCTTTTTCTGGGCTGGTCCCTGGGAGCCAATGACGCGGCCAACGTATTTGGCACGGCGGTCGGCGCGAGGATGGTTCGTTTCAAGACCGCCGCGCTCGTCTCAAGTGCCTTCGTTATTTTGGGGGCGGTGCTCGGTGGGGCGGGAACTACTGATACGCTGGTGGCGCTTGGGGGCGTGAATGCTCCCGCTGCCTCCTTTACGCTAGCTTTAGTGGCGGGGCTGACGGTGTTATGGATGACGCGCGCAGCCCTGCCGGTCTCGACGACCCAAGCCATTGTGGGAGCAATTGTGGGTTGGAACCTCTTCACCCATTCACCCACTGACCCTAAGATATTGACCAAAATCATGGCAACATGGGTTCTATCCCCGGTTCTGGCGGGTGTGTTTGGGGTGGCACTGTACTTCCTCTCCAAGGCGGTTCTCAACAGGACGCGCATCCACTTGCTGCGTCTGGATGCGTACACCAGGGCCGGATTGATTGTGGTGGGGGCCCTTGGTGCCTATAGCTTGGGAGCCAACAACATCGCCAACGTGGTTGGGGTGTTCGTGAGGGCGGCGCCTTTTCCCGACGTCGCTATCGCCGGCCCGCTGCACCTGAGCGGTGCCCAACAGCTATTTCTGCTGGGAGGCATAGCAATCTCCGTGGGCATCTGCAGCTACTCATTCCGCGTTATGGCGGCGGTGGGCAACGAGATCGTCAAACTGACGCCCATCTTAGCCATGATCGCCGTCCTGGCGCATTCCCTGGTTCTCCTCCTCTTTGCCTCACAGGGGCTGAGGAATGTGCTGACGAGCATAGGCCTGCCGGCTCTACCTCTTGTGCCTGTTTCCAGTTCCCAGGCCATTGTCGGCGCCATTTCCGGGATCGGTTTGGTAAAGAGCAGTCGCGTGGTCAACTACCGCTACCTTGGCAAGATAGCCGTTGGTTGGGTGCTCACGCCCATTATGGCCGCCCTCATGAGCTTTGTGGCACTCTTTTTCGTGCAGAACGTCTTTCAGCAACCGGTAGTCCAGTAG
- a CDS encoding DUF47 family protein: MGILFRRSKRLEVQIDEYLDLIVKGGLVFKEGVKFYLRHQHADFESHLEQLSDIEDQGDRLRREIETSLYSHTLIPESRGDVLGLLENADRVLNRMAETLMQFSVETPEVCEEFVSFFADLADFSITAAEGMVRAIRAYFTDLNSVRDYVNQVQFYRKETNKMAEKLKREVFSRQLRLSHKIHLRYFAYHVELIAEEAEDVCDRLAIATIKRYV; the protein is encoded by the coding sequence ATGGGAATTCTCTTCCGGCGCAGCAAGCGGCTCGAGGTGCAGATCGATGAGTACCTGGACCTCATCGTAAAAGGCGGGCTGGTTTTCAAAGAGGGGGTCAAATTCTATCTGCGACACCAGCACGCCGATTTTGAGTCGCACCTGGAGCAGTTGTCCGACATTGAGGACCAGGGTGACAGGCTCCGGCGCGAGATCGAGACCAGTCTTTACTCACATACGCTCATTCCGGAGTCACGGGGCGACGTTCTTGGCCTTTTGGAAAATGCGGACAGAGTTCTCAATAGAATGGCGGAAACTCTCATGCAGTTTTCCGTGGAGACTCCCGAGGTCTGCGAGGAGTTCGTCAGCTTTTTCGCAGACTTGGCGGACTTTTCTATCACTGCCGCCGAGGGGATGGTGAGGGCAATTCGTGCCTATTTTACTGACCTCAATTCTGTCCGCGACTACGTGAATCAGGTGCAATTCTATCGCAAAGAGACGAACAAGATGGCGGAGAAGTTGAAGCGTGAGGTCTTCTCTCGCCAGTTGCGATTGAGTCACAAGATCCATTTGCGCTACTTTGCCTACCACGTGGAGCTAATCGCCGAAGAGGCAGAAGACGTGTGCGATAGGCTCGCCATTGCTACGATCAAGCGGTACGTGTGA
- a CDS encoding DASS family sodium-coupled anion symporter, with protein MPPSDPLDMRNYRIDRLPKREKTSLERWLALITPFAAVGAFVCFGYLVRLPFLQSIDVTQLVSNSAKNAFQKLGPEAFARSNHLMLGIFVAGILLWATDAIPNYLTSLILIVALVLTKVLPEKEAYAQLGHEVMWLNIMSFVLASMLVSTGVAKRFALWFILRFGRKPSYIFLSFLVINLLLSALVSATTAKAAILLPIFMVIAAIYGARGGKNRNNFGRSIVLQNLFQNCVGAGAFMTGSAANLLAVAIISGATGEKIFYADWLVAMLPVTLVILLAGFVLATKVFFPLSPEERRPQVAGGMERLREEYRSLGPVTGREVRAVILLTAILGMWATDRFHGISATAVAFLGGIVALLPGIGIVKWNDVDIPWHLMLFSAGAYALGAGLAVTDLPSILVNAFFDHLGVREGTPYWLLYLLLTSVMLFSALLFQSKTMRAMIFVPLAIGTASRFGYPIVSLALPVAFLIEHVYVLPFNSKPALLLYETDHYSLGEAFRFGFTMLVVTWIVTLIASETWFRFLGITPHGVFGFF; from the coding sequence ATGCCGCCGAGTGATCCCCTTGACATGCGCAACTACCGGATCGACCGGCTGCCGAAGAGAGAAAAGACTTCGCTGGAACGCTGGTTGGCACTGATCACTCCGTTCGCGGCCGTGGGAGCCTTTGTGTGCTTCGGCTACCTAGTGAGGCTGCCTTTCCTTCAGAGTATTGACGTCACACAACTGGTTTCTAATTCGGCCAAAAATGCGTTCCAAAAGCTGGGTCCAGAGGCTTTCGCCCGGAGCAATCATCTGATGTTGGGAATCTTCGTGGCTGGCATTTTGCTCTGGGCAACCGACGCCATCCCCAACTACCTGACGTCGCTCATTCTTATTGTCGCGCTGGTCTTGACTAAGGTGCTGCCCGAAAAGGAAGCGTACGCGCAGCTCGGGCACGAGGTCATGTGGCTCAACATCATGTCCTTTGTCCTGGCCAGCATGCTGGTGTCCACCGGCGTGGCAAAACGCTTTGCGCTCTGGTTCATCCTTCGCTTTGGCCGCAAGCCGAGCTATATCTTTCTAAGCTTCTTGGTCATCAATCTGCTCCTCTCGGCGTTGGTGTCTGCCACTACAGCGAAGGCGGCCATCTTGTTGCCAATTTTCATGGTGATCGCAGCAATCTATGGTGCCAGAGGCGGGAAGAATCGGAACAACTTTGGGCGCAGCATCGTCCTCCAGAATCTCTTCCAGAATTGCGTGGGCGCCGGGGCCTTTATGACGGGGTCGGCCGCGAACCTCTTAGCAGTAGCCATAATCAGTGGCGCCACGGGCGAAAAGATATTCTACGCTGACTGGTTGGTAGCGATGTTGCCGGTCACGCTGGTAATTCTCCTGGCGGGCTTTGTGCTGGCCACGAAGGTCTTTTTCCCGCTCTCGCCCGAGGAGCGTCGCCCGCAAGTAGCCGGTGGTATGGAGCGTCTCCGCGAAGAGTACCGCAGCCTTGGCCCGGTCACGGGACGCGAGGTCAGGGCGGTGATACTCCTGACGGCAATTTTGGGCATGTGGGCCACGGACCGCTTTCATGGCATCAGCGCCACAGCGGTGGCCTTTCTGGGCGGGATTGTTGCCCTCCTTCCTGGTATCGGCATCGTCAAGTGGAATGATGTCGATATCCCCTGGCATCTGATGCTCTTTTCTGCAGGGGCCTATGCGCTCGGGGCGGGGCTTGCGGTTACCGATCTGCCTTCAATACTCGTCAATGCCTTTTTTGACCATCTCGGCGTCAGGGAAGGCACCCCTTATTGGCTCCTGTACCTTTTGCTCACCAGCGTCATGCTCTTTAGTGCGCTCCTCTTTCAGTCCAAGACTATGCGCGCGATGATCTTCGTGCCTTTGGCAATCGGCACCGCCTCCAGGTTTGGCTACCCCATAGTCAGCCTGGCTCTCCCCGTCGCTTTCCTTATCGAGCACGTGTATGTTCTGCCGTTCAACAGCAAACCGGCACTCCTCCTTTATGAGACCGACCACTACAGCCTTGGGGAGGCGTTCCGTTTTGGCTTCACCATGCTGGTGGTGACGTGGATTGTCACTCTAATTGCCAGCGAGACCTGGTTTCGGTTTCTGGGGATCACCCCTCACGGTGTGTTTGGCTTCTTTTAG
- a CDS encoding CYTH domain-containing protein: protein MGKEIERKFLVKGPFKHLAVRKSRIVQGYLSSVPERTVRVRIKGDKGYLTIKGIGGASGASRFEWEQEIPLSVAEELLKICEPGVIDKCRYEVRVGNKTFEVDEFYGDNEGLILAEVELDSEDEEFTRPEWLGQEVTGDERYYNAMLMKTPYKSWKHAAE from the coding sequence ATGGGAAAAGAAATTGAGCGCAAGTTCTTGGTAAAAGGCCCATTCAAGCATTTGGCGGTGAGGAAATCGCGCATCGTGCAAGGGTACCTCTCATCGGTCCCGGAGCGGACTGTTCGCGTACGGATCAAAGGGGACAAAGGCTATCTTACCATCAAGGGCATCGGAGGCGCCTCCGGCGCCAGCCGCTTCGAGTGGGAACAGGAGATTCCCCTCAGCGTAGCTGAGGAGCTGCTGAAGATCTGCGAACCTGGTGTCATCGACAAGTGTCGGTACGAAGTGAGAGTTGGGAACAAAACTTTCGAGGTCGACGAGTTCTATGGGGACAATGAGGGACTGATACTGGCCGAGGTAGAACTGGACTCTGAGGATGAAGAGTTCACCAGACCAGAATGGTTAGGGCAGGAGGTGACGGGGGATGAGCGGTACTACAACGCGATGCTCATGAAAACCCCTTACAAGAGCTGGAAACATGCCGCCGAGTGA
- a CDS encoding PhnD/SsuA/transferrin family substrate-binding protein: MTRRLLFAGVGLILWGSISLALYLVVMNISTPPNTPDTTTASGIPLSKEDTVYVGVVSRFAPNLIYEGYQPIVDYLTERTPYFFILKLSNSYEETIQQLVRGEVQLAFVGTFVYLKARGHYPIRCILRPLNRQHQPCFRSVLITRTDSPIQSVTDLRAKRLAVPSPMSFSANWILRAELPRHGVQSSALAEVRHFDFHHTVVYEVLSGRYDAGVVKDRVAEEFSDKGIRIVLASPPIPGSPLIVRKDLDTSFVQAIRQALLSVDTRKQEYQQLVSNWDAEFVYGFAVAEDNDYDYADTLLTVPGDDL; the protein is encoded by the coding sequence ATGACGCGTAGGCTTCTCTTCGCAGGGGTCGGCCTCATTCTTTGGGGTAGCATCTCGCTGGCGCTCTATCTGGTCGTTATGAACATCAGCACCCCCCCAAACACCCCCGATACGACAACAGCCTCCGGAATCCCTCTCAGCAAAGAGGACACGGTCTATGTGGGCGTTGTTTCGCGCTTTGCTCCCAACCTAATCTACGAAGGCTACCAGCCCATCGTGGACTATTTGACCGAGCGCACACCATACTTCTTCATCCTGAAACTGAGCAACTCTTACGAAGAGACGATCCAGCAGCTAGTTCGTGGCGAGGTGCAGTTAGCCTTTGTGGGTACTTTTGTGTACCTGAAGGCCAGAGGGCACTACCCCATACGGTGTATCCTCCGGCCCCTGAACCGTCAGCATCAGCCTTGCTTTCGTTCGGTTCTTATCACCCGCACTGACAGTCCAATTCAGAGCGTAACGGATCTACGGGCGAAGCGCCTTGCAGTGCCGTCGCCGATGTCGTTCTCTGCAAATTGGATACTTCGCGCCGAGCTTCCACGCCACGGAGTACAAAGCAGTGCCCTCGCCGAGGTGCGGCACTTTGATTTTCACCACACCGTTGTATACGAGGTGCTAAGTGGCCGATACGACGCCGGCGTGGTAAAAGACCGGGTCGCAGAGGAGTTTTCGGACAAGGGAATACGAATCGTGCTTGCTTCTCCTCCCATACCTGGGTCCCCTTTGATCGTCCGCAAAGACCTGGACACTAGCTTCGTGCAGGCGATCCGCCAGGCATTGTTGAGCGTTGACACTCGCAAGCAGGAGTATCAACAATTGGTCAGCAATTGGGATGCCGAGTTCGTTTATGGCTTTGCTGTGGCGGAAGACAACGACTACGACTACGCAGATACGTTGTTGACAGTGCCCGGGGACGACCTATGA
- a CDS encoding ATP-binding protein, producing MNPRKSLKVRILLFLGGLTTVMLAVVFVSVLLRWRALILNTHRERALAVAQTFSTSLLDAIIYQENRQMRDAEFLANHIHRFLSRNPYIKNLVLYDEQGVPIFCSRWDDSLPSGDTPLRPQIKGPVARIYRSRSLGWIIETTLLLRIHNRQWGWLRMAFDAEPAREQMRVLFCLFYGLGFCFVLILLAATYLIVDRLTRSLRHLVAEMGRLDLERIEPSPLTPGEDEVGMLVQNFEMLKSRLAQSRRQLLDAQRQLYQAEKLASIGRLAAGVAHEINNPLHGLKSCLFAMRHQRGQSEDMGKYLSLADEAVERISGVVEKLLNFSRQGAQERSEMNLNETIEKALALFEYRVDKAKVSLVKQLDPSLPTIYADPQLIGQVVMNMLINSYDSMPDGGEIRISTSRGDSEHVYMVISDTGSGIAEEHLDKIFDPFFTTKAEGKGTGLGLSVSLGIVEAHGGSIQVSSQVGVGSTFRVTLPIGGKQ from the coding sequence ATGAACCCCCGTAAGAGCTTAAAAGTGCGCATCCTCCTGTTCCTGGGAGGGCTGACTACGGTCATGCTAGCAGTGGTGTTCGTGAGCGTCCTCCTGCGTTGGCGGGCGCTTATCCTTAACACGCACCGGGAAAGAGCCCTGGCCGTGGCGCAGACATTTTCCACTTCTCTCTTGGATGCCATCATCTACCAGGAAAATCGGCAAATGCGCGATGCCGAGTTTTTGGCCAATCACATCCACAGGTTTCTCTCCAGAAATCCTTACATTAAGAACCTGGTGCTTTATGACGAACAGGGGGTCCCCATTTTTTGCAGCCGGTGGGATGATTCTCTCCCTTCTGGGGACACCCCGCTGCGCCCGCAGATCAAAGGGCCGGTGGCGCGGATATACCGATCAAGGAGCTTGGGGTGGATCATCGAGACCACTCTTCTCCTCCGAATCCACAACAGGCAATGGGGTTGGTTGCGCATGGCCTTCGATGCTGAGCCCGCAAGGGAGCAAATGAGGGTTCTCTTTTGCCTCTTCTATGGCCTAGGTTTCTGCTTTGTCCTCATCCTCCTGGCCGCCACTTACCTAATTGTGGATCGCCTCACACGCTCTTTGCGCCACCTTGTGGCGGAGATGGGCCGGTTGGACCTGGAACGGATCGAACCCTCACCACTTACTCCCGGAGAGGACGAAGTGGGAATGCTAGTGCAAAACTTTGAGATGTTGAAAAGCCGTTTAGCCCAGTCACGCAGACAACTCTTGGACGCGCAGCGGCAACTCTATCAAGCGGAAAAGCTAGCGTCCATAGGGCGGCTAGCGGCAGGCGTGGCGCACGAGATCAACAACCCCCTCCATGGCCTGAAGAGCTGCCTGTTTGCGATGAGGCACCAGAGGGGCCAGTCAGAAGACATGGGAAAATACCTATCCCTTGCCGATGAAGCTGTGGAACGCATCAGCGGCGTAGTCGAAAAACTGCTGAACTTTTCCAGACAGGGGGCCCAAGAACGGTCGGAGATGAACCTGAATGAGACAATCGAGAAGGCCCTCGCGTTGTTTGAATACCGAGTGGATAAGGCTAAGGTTTCCCTCGTGAAGCAGCTGGATCCTTCGTTGCCCACGATCTACGCTGACCCGCAGCTCATTGGGCAAGTGGTGATGAACATGCTTATCAACAGTTACGACAGCATGCCAGACGGCGGAGAGATCCGCATAAGCACCAGCCGCGGCGACAGTGAACATGTCTACATGGTGATCTCAGACACTGGCTCTGGTATCGCCGAGGAGCACCTGGACAAGATCTTTGACCCGTTTTTCACCACAAAAGCGGAGGGAAAGGGTACGGGGCTTGGCTTGTCGGTGAGCCTGGGAATCGTCGAGGCCCACGGTGGCAGCATCCAGGTGAGTAGTCAAGTTGGGGTTGGCTCTACCTTCCGGGTCACTCTTCCGATCGGAGGTAAGCAATGA
- a CDS encoding sigma-54 dependent transcriptional regulator — MKVLLVEDEKVSRIALRDALQNAGYQVVACEKGHEGLEWIEEDHFQAVITDLRLPDMTGLEILRAAKEKHKDCAVIVVTAYGTVETAVEALKLGAYDYVTKPFSTDKLLTMLRNIRQFHELLHENIQLKRWVESYQEREIIGNSAPMRRVLEILESVAATDYTVLIQGESGTGKELAARFLHRCSERRQGPFIAVNCAALPESLLESELFGYEKGAFTGALRRHLGYIERSRSGTLFIDDVDDLPLRLQVKLLRVLQEREVQRLGGDHPVPVDFRLVCASKTDLRGLVEAGSFREDLFYRLNVITVTMPPLRDHREDIPLLIDHFAKKYGQGKRELTLAPAQLKQLMTHDWPGNVRELENVVQRMLALPVGVDFLELAHTTPAEPPAESSISQLEGPQEFPSLKEFLREQENQLISKALRLSDNNISRAARLLKIPRTTLQCKIGRVRKAMNPSAEHYRGRTILQVGDSRRTHGKPRA; from the coding sequence ATGAAAGTGCTGCTCGTTGAAGACGAGAAGGTGTCGCGAATTGCTCTGAGAGACGCACTCCAGAACGCGGGCTATCAAGTTGTGGCGTGCGAAAAAGGCCACGAAGGACTAGAATGGATAGAAGAAGACCACTTTCAGGCCGTGATTACAGACCTTCGCTTGCCGGACATGACGGGCTTGGAGATTCTTAGGGCAGCGAAGGAAAAGCACAAGGATTGTGCCGTCATCGTCGTCACGGCCTATGGAACGGTGGAAACGGCCGTGGAGGCCCTCAAGCTTGGCGCGTACGATTATGTGACTAAGCCGTTCTCAACAGACAAGCTTCTCACCATGCTTAGGAACATTCGTCAATTCCATGAACTGCTCCACGAAAACATCCAGCTGAAGAGGTGGGTGGAAAGCTATCAGGAGAGGGAGATTATCGGTAACTCAGCCCCAATGCGGCGAGTGTTAGAGATCCTTGAGTCCGTGGCCGCCACTGACTACACAGTTCTTATCCAGGGGGAGAGCGGGACCGGCAAGGAACTCGCAGCACGTTTCCTGCATCGCTGCAGCGAAAGGCGCCAGGGACCATTTATTGCCGTCAACTGTGCAGCCCTACCGGAGAGTCTGCTGGAAAGCGAGCTGTTTGGTTACGAAAAGGGCGCCTTTACCGGCGCGCTACGGCGCCACCTTGGCTATATCGAGCGGTCTCGCAGTGGGACGCTCTTCATTGACGACGTAGACGACTTGCCCTTGCGCCTGCAGGTAAAGCTTCTTCGCGTGCTGCAGGAGCGAGAGGTCCAACGCCTCGGCGGAGATCATCCTGTTCCTGTGGACTTTAGACTGGTGTGCGCAAGCAAGACCGATCTCAGGGGGTTGGTGGAAGCCGGCTCCTTCCGCGAGGACCTCTTCTATCGCCTTAACGTCATCACCGTCACCATGCCGCCACTACGCGATCATCGAGAGGACATTCCTCTTCTCATCGATCACTTTGCCAAGAAGTACGGTCAGGGCAAACGAGAACTCACCCTCGCCCCTGCCCAGCTTAAGCAGTTGATGACCCACGACTGGCCTGGCAATGTGCGCGAATTGGAGAACGTGGTACAACGGATGTTGGCTCTGCCTGTGGGGGTAGACTTCCTAGAGCTTGCTCATACCACACCCGCGGAGCCCCCAGCGGAGAGCTCAATTTCCCAACTGGAAGGGCCCCAGGAGTTTCCATCCCTTAAAGAGTTCTTAAGGGAGCAGGAGAACCAACTGATCAGCAAAGCCCTCCGGCTCAGCGACAACAACATAAGCCGCGCGGCTCGCCTACTCAAGATCCCACGCACAACGCTCCAGTGCAAAATAGGAAGGGTGCGTAAGGCAATGAACCCATCCGCCGAGCACTACAGGGGGCGCACCATACTCCAGGTTGGCGACTCCCGAAGGACACACGGGAAGCCACGAGCATAA